DNA from Fibrobacter sp. UWB15:
TCGAAGCTCACAAGGCCTAAATAATTTAGCCGGGGATACGTTCTCGGCTCTTTTTTTGTTTTTCTAGCATCCTGGAGCTCGGCAATAGGATGCATCTATCTTTGGAAGAATTATGACCCCTAATGACAAGCGTTGTGTAGTTACAGGTTTAGGCGTCATTTGTGCCGTCGGTAACAATGTCGAAGAAACTTGGAAGAATGCCCTGGAATCGGTTTCCGGTATTCATAAGACCACTTCTGTTGATACAGTAAACTGCTATGCGGACTTGGCTGCCGAAGTCAAGTGCGATACCCTCGATGAAATTGACGCTCCCGAAGAAAAGGACCGCGTCTCGAAACTTTGCATCAAGGCTGCAAACGAAGCCTTGGCCGATGCAGGCCTCAAGAACTTTAACGACGACCAGCGTGTGAGCGTGGTTATCGGAAGTTGCGTGGGCGGCGTTCTGTCGATTGAACAGTATCATCAACATGGTCGCAACGCTTCTGAAATCGCCAAGATGCCGATTGCATCTATTGCGTCTCAGGTGGCTGAAACTTGTGGTGCTGGGGGCATTGTCACGAATGTGGCGAATGCTTGTGCCGCGGGTACGATTTCGATTGCAGTCGCTTGCGACTTGATTCGCGCCGGCAAGGCAGATATTGTCATTGCGGGCGGTGCCGATTCTTTTGCCTCAGTGCCTTATTCCGGATTCCTTTCATTGCATGCTCTTGATGAAAACGGATGCTCTCCGTTTAATCGTTGCAATGGAATTACGCTTGGCGAAGGTGCTGGCATTGTGATTGTGGAATCTTACGAGCATGCGCAAAAGCGTGCTGCCAAGCAGTACTGCGAAGTGCTCGGCTCTGGCGTTACAAGCGATGCGAACCATATTACCGCCCCGCGTGAAGATGGCCTTTGCCTTAAAGAAGCCATCAACCGCTCCGTCAAGAATTCCGGCATTGCAAAGACCGACATCGGCTATATCAATGCCCACGGTACGGGTACGGGCAAGAACGATAACGCCGAAATGACGGCCTTCAAGGCCTACTTTGGCGAAGAGAACCCGACGGTTTCCGTGAGCTCCACCAAGGTGCTTACAGGCCACTGCCTGGGTGCTGCCGGTGCGATCGAAGCTGTTTTCAGCATCAAGGCCCTGACCACCGATACAGTGCTTCCGACCTTCCCGTATAGCGAAGAACAGTCCGCCGCCCTCAAGGAAAAGGTCGGCGACATGGACTTTGTGCAGAACAAGGCCCGCCACAAGGACTTGAAGTGCGTACTCAGCAACAATGTTGCCTTTGGCGGTACCAATGCGGCGATTGTCTTCTCGAAGGAAGCGGGTAACGTGTCTGCCCAGAGTGCTGCAAGCAAGAAGATTGCCGTGACGGGTCTTGGAATTGTATCGCCGCTCGGCAACAGCAAGACCGCTTACGTTGAAGCCGTAAAGGCCGGCAAGAAGCCCGAGTCCGCCTCGGTGCGTTCTACGATTGCCTTGGATGACTATAAGGAACTTGGCATCAAGATGGCGTTCTACCGCAAACTCGATAACCTAGGTCAGCTCCAGACTGTTTCGGGCATGCGTGCGCTGCAAGATGCAAACTTCGTGGTTTCCGACCAAAATGCTATGGATATCGGCATCATCGTGGGAACCAGCGAAGGCGGTCTTGGCGCCACTTACGATTTTGAAGAACTGATTGCTGAACTCGGTAATGCCGGCGGTTCCGCCTTCAAGTTCCCGCACACCGTTTACAATGCGGCTGGCGGTTACCTCTCTATTTGTTCGGGCATCAAGGGTTACGGGGTAACCATTACCACCGGCCCG
Protein-coding regions in this window:
- a CDS encoding beta-ketoacyl synthase N-terminal-like domain-containing protein — its product is MTPNDKRCVVTGLGVICAVGNNVEETWKNALESVSGIHKTTSVDTVNCYADLAAEVKCDTLDEIDAPEEKDRVSKLCIKAANEALADAGLKNFNDDQRVSVVIGSCVGGVLSIEQYHQHGRNASEIAKMPIASIASQVAETCGAGGIVTNVANACAAGTISIAVACDLIRAGKADIVIAGGADSFASVPYSGFLSLHALDENGCSPFNRCNGITLGEGAGIVIVESYEHAQKRAAKQYCEVLGSGVTSDANHITAPREDGLCLKEAINRSVKNSGIAKTDIGYINAHGTGTGKNDNAEMTAFKAYFGEENPTVSVSSTKVLTGHCLGAAGAIEAVFSIKALTTDTVLPTFPYSEEQSAALKEKVGDMDFVQNKARHKDLKCVLSNNVAFGGTNAAIVFSKEAGNVSAQSAASKKIAVTGLGIVSPLGNSKTAYVEAVKAGKKPESASVRSTIALDDYKELGIKMAFYRKLDNLGQLQTVSGMRALQDANFVVSDQNAMDIGIIVGTSEGGLGATYDFEELIAELGNAGGSAFKFPHTVYNAAGGYLSICSGIKGYGVTITTGPLSGLDSIGYSMNVIHDGQEQAMMATGTDENLPIITEFAQKLGVAANDVVAPYANAEGFVVGDGSVSILLEEEEYAKARGAKVYCYALGFGHGRKNVKFGKLSGSDEALDKAIADALADADITAADVDAVCGFANGYKKIDDIEKGALKRVFGEKLAAMPLFEVKERTGEGRAGSAALAAAEAALLLSGEMANDNAYFVAADGSVSAKTAESANLKKILVISYATGGSYSAVVFGK